CCAGTTTGATTTCAGCTTCCAGCCCAGCATCGACGAGCGCCAGATCCGGGAGCTCCAGACGCTCCGGTTCGTGCATGACGCGAGCAATGTGATCTTCCTCGGACCGCCCGGGGTCGGGAAGACGCATCTCAGCGTCGCGCTCGCCACGGAGGCCATCCACGCCGGCTTCGGCGCGTACTTCCTCACCGCCCACGAACTCGTCAGCGACTTGGGGCGGGCGGCGCGGGAGGGCCGCCTCGACCGGCGCCTGCGCATCTACCTCGCCCCCAAAGTCCTCGTGATCGATGAGATGGGCTATCTGCCGCTCGACGATCTGGGGGCGACCGTATTCTTTCAGCTCGTCAGCGCCCGCTATGAACGGGGCAGCATCATGCTCACCAGCAACAAAAGCTATGGCGAATGGGGCTCGATTTTCGGCAACCCGATCATCGCCACCGCCATCTTGGACCGTCTGCTCCACCATTCGACGACGGTCAATATCCGCGGAGAGAGCTACCGGCTCAAGGAACGGAAGAAGGCTGGCCTGCTGCTAGCGGCCCAAGGCACCGAGCCCAGCCCACCGATGCGATCATCGCGCACCGGCCGGGCGGACAGGAGGTGATATCGAACACCTGACGGGCTGGGGAATTTTCAACCGGCACTACGCGGAGATTTCAACCGGTGTTGACATTATACCGTCCCTACCTGTCCGCGCAGGACCGAACCCTACTCGCGACAAGACACGCTCAGGCCTCCCCGGGTCATGCTGCTCTCTGTCCCACCATGCTGCCCGTACCCACGACTGATCCCCCCTGGTCTTCTCTGGATGCCCCTTCCTCCAGTACTAGCAGAGTCGGGCCTCCAGGGGTTCGCGTCGACCGGTTCGCCTGGCTTCGACAGCCTCGGCTGCGGCCTGGTGGTTTGCCTCAGGTCCTTCAGATTCCGCCTCGCGACGGACACCTACCCTTTTCGGCTACGGTCCGCATCCAGCTGGACCGGCGGGTCTTTCACCTGCGAGAGAACAGCACTGCCGGGCACACTAGTACTAGTAGCGCTTCCGCAATTGATCAAGGTGAGGTGAGACAACGGCCCAACGGGTACGTCGGCTTCAAGGACCAGGTCTACAGCCCACTCTATGGCGGCCGGGAGGTGACTATGGCCGCAAGCGCTGGAAAACCGCACTCTGACCCTCAGGCACCAATGGAAACTGGGGGTTGATCGGCGCAGCACTTACAGATATGGGTCGAGATCCAACCCTGCGCAATGGAAGTAGATGGCCGTCTTGAAGTGCTCGACGTTCCTGAAGCCCCAGGCGGTCTTCTTGACCCACTGAATCGTGGCGTTCACTGTTTCGAGACCAGCATTAGTGATCCGGTGCCGCAAGTAGGTCAAGACGTTCGGGAAGTGCCGTCGGAGCCGCGGTTCCCGATCGTTCCCCCATAGCTGCCACCTCCCCGGTCTGGATGGGTGCTCAGTCTACAGGCAGTGCCACAGAATCGCAATGCGTACGCGCTATGCTAGCATGGAGCCATGCGGAGGCAGCGGAGGACACGGTGGAGCCTGGCGCGGGTGGCGCGTCTCGATTGGATCGCAACGCGCAGCGCGTATGGTATGGAAGACGGGCCCTAATATGCTAGTCTACGATGGATCAAGAGTAGCATTTGTGCTGGATGCGTCCGGGCCGTTTGCTGGTCGTGTTTCTGAGATCTGTGTCTTCGTACCGGGACAGTACAAGACGATCTTCCAGCAGATGCGCCAGTCGGCCGGGGAGTAAACTCGCCGGGCACCAACGGCAGAAGCGTTCGCTCGTTCGCAAGTCTGTCACTGACGCTGGCAATGTGACCGGCGGTGGTGCTCACTCCGATTACCTCCGAACCGTCGCTGGCCACGGCATCGGGGCGGCGCCGCGTTTTTTGACGTGTCCTTATTCTCCCAGCCGCCGCACGGTGCGTGGTTCCACATCTACGACGTGTCGACGATCGGCAACGGCACTCCAAAGGCGCACCGTCGTCCCCGCGAGTGTCGTTTCGACTTCGACAGTGTCTACCAACGCCTTCATCACACCAAGCCCGTAACCGCTCCCATCCGCGGGCCGACCCGGTCGCCACCTCCCGTCGTCTGCCACGTCGATGCGAAGCATCGATCCGTCTCGTCGCGCGGCAATGTGCACCAGGCCCGTTGTGGTGCCGTAGGCGTGCTCGATCACGTTGTTGACGGCTTCTCCAACCGCAACTGTGATCGCGGCTGCGCGGTCGTGATCGAATCCGGCGTCTGCCATCAACCGCCGGAGCGCCTGACGGATCAGCACGGCGCTGCGAGGAGCGGCCTCGAGTGCCATCTCAAACCGGTCCAGCGGCGTGGCGCGCACAGCCACCGTAATGACGGCGACATCGTCCCGTAGGGGGACGCCCGAGAGCAAGCGTCTCACGATGGCCTCGGCGTGATTCTCCGACGGTTCGGCCAACTCTTGCCCAGCCGCAGCGACCAACGCCGCTTCGCCAGCGATCGGGTCGCGGTCGTTCTCGGTGAGCCCGTCGGTGTAAAGAACCAGCAGACTCCCCGGAGGAAGCTGGAGCGTTTGAAACGGCGGCAACTCCATTCCCAAGTATCCCAAGGGCCCCCCCCCGCACGCAGGGAGCTTGGCCGATAGATCACGGCCGACAAGGATCGGGGCCGGGTGTCCCGCCGTCGCATAGGCAAGCGTGGATGTCGCCGGATCTATCACCGCAAATAACGCGGTGGCCATTGCCTCGTCGCCCTCGGTCATGGTGAGCACTTCGGCCACCCGCTGAAGCACCGTCGCGGGGTTCGCGTGCTCCAGCGCGGCGGTGCGGATTGACTGGCGCAACTGCCCCATGATAACGGCAGCCCGCAGACCCCGTCCCGTTACATCCCCGATCGAGAGGCCGATGTGCCCGTTAGGTAGCTGGAACGCATCGTACCAGTCGCCCCCGATGTCGGCCTCGCGCGCCCCTCCGGACCGGTGCGTGGCGTGCACGGCAATGCCTGGAAACTGTGGCAGCGCGGCCGGCAGCAGCGCCCGTTGAAGTGTATCCGCGACCCGATGTTCGCGGGCAAATAGCCGGGCCCGCTCGATTGCCTGCGCGCACTGCCGCCCGAGCGTGAGCATGAACTCAAGATCGTCGGATCCAAACCGCCGGGGCTCGCGAAAGTTCAGATAGAGCGCGCCGACCGCACGTCTCTGCGAGATCAAGGGAATCACCGCCCGGCCACCGCCACGCAACGCAACCGGTTGTGTCTCGTGATCGGCGTAGCGGGTCGCTAAATCGTCCTCGGTCCCGTCCCAAACAACCAGTCCGGTCCGCATCGCCGCGGCGATACCAGGAACCCGATCGAGCGGGAAACGGCGCCAGCGTTGCACGATCTCGGAAGGGTACCCGACCGCGCGGACCAGTTCCAACGTGGATTCGTCCGGCTCAAGCAGCGATAAGCTGGCGGCATCCCCACCGAGCGCTTGGAGCGCGTTGACCACGATCACGTCGGCGACCTGCTCCAGCGTAGTCGCTTCGGACAGGGCGGCGGTGATCGCCTGCAATCGCTCGATGCGATCTGCTGCCCGCTCAGCGGCCTCGCGGGCCACCCGCTCAGCCCGCCGCGCCTCTTCAGCCTCGGCTTTGGCTTGCTCCTCCGCAGCGTACCGCAAGGCGAGTTCGATGGATCCGCTCAGAATCGACGCGACGTGTCTCATCAGATCCATGTCAACAGTCGCGAACGCATGCGGTTCTGTCGAATTGATTTCCAGGATCCCGAAGGGCAACCCGGCCCCCAGGAGCGGCACGGCGAGGTAGGACCGCAAGGGCGTTGTCGGTGTAAGGCCCTCAGCGAGGAGATCGGCGCTCAGAAATGGTTCCCCACGATCAACAACTTGCCACACCCGACTGGGGCCGCGGGGTACGCGCTGCCCCAACGCCTGTGCTGAAAATGACCCCGCCGCTGCCCGCAGAACCAGATCATCGCCCTCACGTAGGATGATCGAGCCGCCGGTTAGACGCACGACGGGACGGAGGTGGTCGAGCACGGCGATCAGCATCTGTTGCAGCTCGGTCTGCCCACTAATGGCGGCGGCGACTGCGTGAAGCAACCGGTCGTGCTCCTGCAGTCGTCGCCGCCTAGCCTCCGCTTGCTTGCGCTCGGTAATGTCCCGGTTCGTCTCCAGCACGAACCGTCGCCCATCACGTTCGGTCAAGATGGCGCGGCTGTCGACGATAACTTTGCGGCCATGCCTCGTCACTTGGTGAAGTTCACCTTCCCAGCGGCCGGTTTTGCTGAGAGCTTGGATGTACGCGGATGTACCGTCGGGGTACTCCGTCCGCAGCAGCTCATGAGATACTCGACCAACGGCCTCTTCGGGTGCGAACCCGTAGAGGTCCTCCGCACCCCGGTTCCAGTACAGGATGGTACCTTCGACCTCCCAGGTGAAGATTGCGTCGTACGTGATGTTCAGCAGGTCGGCCTGCGCATGCAATTGCTTCTCGATCTGCTTGGTGTGGGAGATGTCCCGGGCGATCGTGGAGGCGCCGATAATGCGTCCCAACGCATCCTTGACCGGGGAAATGGTGAGCGAGACGTCAACCCGGGATCCGTTCTTCTTCACGCGGACGGTCTCGTACCCCTCAATGCGTTCCCCGCGTTTAAGCCGCGCCATAAGCGCCGGAATCTCGTTGGGCTGCTCTGGCGGAACGAGCACCGATACGGGTCGACCGAGTATCTCGTGAGGTGCATAACCGTAGAGTCGCTCCGCTCCCGTATTCCATGAGAGAATGATGGCGTCGAGCGTCTTGCTAAAGATCGCATCGTCCGACGATTCCACGATCGCGGCGAGATGGAGAAAGGTACGTTCGTTCTGGCGACGCCTTGCATCAGCATCGCGCTTGTACCCCAAACTGAGGGCCGCGAAGAGCGCACCGAGGACGAACACAGCGTGCGTCAACACTGACATGTCCGTCAATGCCAATGAACGTGGCGGTGGCACGATAAGGAACGAAACCAACAGGATGGACAGCGACGCTGTGACTAAGCCCACGAGATGGCCTCCCACGTACGCCAGCACTGAGATGAGCGAAAGATAAATGAGGAGCAACCCTGACCGTGGGACGTGGAAGAAGTTGCCCACCAGGGTCAAACCGATTGTGGCGAAAATCGAAATCAAAGCGCAGTTCAGGCGAAGTGTTCGGGTGTCACGGCGACACCGGTCCAGTGTCGTGCGCGTCGTGTCATGTGGGAGAGACGCGGAATGACGCATCGGATTCGCTCCCGGTAGACCAGAATAGAGCCAGGCTAGCCGACTTCCGAGTGCCCACCCGCGGGTTTTTCGAGGTGCGCGTG
This genomic stretch from bacterium harbors:
- a CDS encoding PAS domain S-box protein, translated to MRHSASLPHDTTRTTLDRCRRDTRTLRLNCALISIFATIGLTLVGNFFHVPRSGLLLIYLSLISVLAYVGGHLVGLVTASLSILLVSFLIVPPPRSLALTDMSVLTHAVFVLGALFAALSLGYKRDADARRRQNERTFLHLAAIVESSDDAIFSKTLDAIILSWNTGAERLYGYAPHEILGRPVSVLVPPEQPNEIPALMARLKRGERIEGYETVRVKKNGSRVDVSLTISPVKDALGRIIGASTIARDISHTKQIEKQLHAQADLLNITYDAIFTWEVEGTILYWNRGAEDLYGFAPEEAVGRVSHELLRTEYPDGTSAYIQALSKTGRWEGELHQVTRHGRKVIVDSRAILTERDGRRFVLETNRDITERKQAEARRRRLQEHDRLLHAVAAAISGQTELQQMLIAVLDHLRPVVRLTGGSIILREGDDLVLRAAAGSFSAQALGQRVPRGPSRVWQVVDRGEPFLSADLLAEGLTPTTPLRSYLAVPLLGAGLPFGILEINSTEPHAFATVDMDLMRHVASILSGSIELALRYAAEEQAKAEAEEARRAERVAREAAERAADRIERLQAITAALSEATTLEQVADVIVVNALQALGGDAASLSLLEPDESTLELVRAVGYPSEIVQRWRRFPLDRVPGIAAAMRTGLVVWDGTEDDLATRYADHETQPVALRGGGRAVIPLISQRRAVGALYLNFREPRRFGSDDLEFMLTLGRQCAQAIERARLFAREHRVADTLQRALLPAALPQFPGIAVHATHRSGGAREADIGGDWYDAFQLPNGHIGLSIGDVTGRGLRAAVIMGQLRQSIRTAALEHANPATVLQRVAEVLTMTEGDEAMATALFAVIDPATSTLAYATAGHPAPILVGRDLSAKLPACGGGPLGYLGMELPPFQTLQLPPGSLLVLYTDGLTENDRDPIAGEAALVAAAGQELAEPSENHAEAIVRRLLSGVPLRDDVAVITVAVRATPLDRFEMALEAAPRSAVLIRQALRRLMADAGFDHDRAAAITVAVGEAVNNVIEHAYGTTTGLVHIAARRDGSMLRIDVADDGRWRPGRPADGSGYGLGVMKALVDTVEVETTLAGTTVRLWSAVADRRHVVDVEPRTVRRLGE
- the istB gene encoding IS21-like element helper ATPase IstB, whose product is MTVLTRVHTALETLALAEMAAVVEGHLERAAKESRPYADVLADLLEREVEARRARYLRTRMRLAHLPYTKTLDQFDFSFQPSIDERQIRELQTLRFVHDASNVIFLGPPGVGKTHLSVALATEAIHAGFGAYFLTAHELVSDLGRAAREGRLDRRLRIYLAPKVLVIDEMGYLPLDDLGATVFFQLVSARYERGSIMLTSNKSYGEWGSIFGNPIIATAILDRLLHHSTTVNIRGESYRLKERKKAGLLLAAQGTEPSPPMRSSRTGRADRR